In one Brassica oleracea var. oleracea cultivar TO1000 chromosome C9, BOL, whole genome shotgun sequence genomic region, the following are encoded:
- the LOC106314659 gene encoding uncharacterized mitochondrial protein AtMg00310-like, with the protein MSTFLLPLEIFENLDSAIAQKVCLPKEEGGIGFRLIHEFNLALLAKQLWRLVQYPDSLVARVLRGRYYRMTSPLRATSTSSPSYVWTSISAARKLLLLGIRQKIHSGYDVRVWEDPWIPTTPARPARPIAPVMNLNMRVSDIINQK; encoded by the coding sequence ATGTCGACGTTTCTGCTCCCATTGGAGATCTTTGAAAACCTCGATAGTGCCATTGCACAAAAGGTTTGTTTACCCAAAGAAGAGGGCGGTATTGGCTTTCGGCTAATTCATGAGTTCAATTTAGCACTACTGGCAAAGCAATTATGGAGACTGGTCCAATACCCTGATTCACTGGTTGCCCGAGTATTAAGGGGGCGATATTATAGGATGACCTCGCCATTGAGGGCAACCTCTACTAGCAGCCCATCATATGTGTGGACAAGCATCTCCGCAGCAAGGAAGCTTTTACTGCTAGGAATCAGACAGAAGATTCACTCTGGTTACGACGTCAGGGTGTGGGAGGATCCGTGGATTCCAACGACACCTGCTAGACCGGCTAGACCTATAGCCCCTGTGATGAACCTAAACATGAGAGTCAGTGACATCATTAATCAGAAATGA